From the Maioricimonas rarisocia genome, one window contains:
- a CDS encoding glycosyltransferase family 2 protein, giving the protein MSPEVSIVVPVFNEEGNVRPMYHAVREQMAGLDMGFELIFVDDGSSDNSLAILRELHEEYDEVRVIAFSRNFGHQSAVSAGIEASSGDAVICMDADLQHPPSMIPQMIEQWRAGYQVVYTIREDDAETGLLKRWFSSAFYRFINWISDTPVIPGAADFRLMDRAVVQVLTAMPERSRFLRGMVGWLGFNQIGIRYRAASRHSGQSKYSIRKMMQLAMNGIASFSAVPLRLSGYLGVLAASAWIPYGLWAVYLRLFTNQAVPGWTSLLVIVLFLGGVQLIALGILGEYVSRIYTEVKGRPLYITQQRLGFERRSLHHEADGNAQRTERRIVRTAPK; this is encoded by the coding sequence ATGAGCCCTGAAGTCTCCATTGTGGTTCCGGTCTTCAACGAAGAGGGGAACGTCCGCCCGATGTACCATGCTGTCCGCGAGCAGATGGCGGGTCTGGACATGGGCTTCGAGTTGATCTTCGTCGACGACGGCAGTTCGGACAATTCGCTGGCGATCCTCCGTGAACTCCACGAAGAGTACGACGAGGTTCGCGTCATCGCTTTTTCGCGGAACTTCGGTCACCAGAGTGCCGTTAGTGCCGGCATCGAAGCATCGTCCGGCGACGCGGTCATCTGCATGGACGCGGATCTGCAACACCCACCGTCGATGATCCCGCAGATGATCGAGCAGTGGCGGGCCGGATATCAGGTCGTCTACACGATTCGCGAGGACGATGCCGAGACCGGCTTGTTGAAACGATGGTTTTCGTCTGCCTTCTATCGTTTCATCAACTGGATCTCGGACACTCCGGTCATCCCGGGGGCGGCCGATTTCCGCCTCATGGACCGCGCCGTCGTCCAGGTTCTCACCGCCATGCCGGAACGATCCCGGTTCCTTCGCGGGATGGTTGGCTGGCTCGGGTTTAACCAGATCGGGATCCGCTATCGGGCTGCCTCCCGGCACTCCGGTCAGTCGAAGTACTCCATTCGCAAGATGATGCAACTGGCGATGAACGGAATTGCCAGTTTCTCGGCAGTCCCATTGCGATTGTCCGGCTACCTCGGCGTACTGGCCGCATCCGCGTGGATCCCTTACGGATTGTGGGCGGTTTACCTGCGGCTGTTCACGAATCAGGCCGTGCCCGGTTGGACCTCGCTGCTCGTCATCGTCCTGTTTCTGGGCGGCGTCCAGTTGATCGCTCTGGGAATCCTCGGAGAGTACGTCAGCCGAATCTATACCGAAGTCAAGGGGAGACCGCTGTACATCACGCAGCAGCGGCTCGGTTTCGAACGCAGATCCCTCCACCACGAAGCGGACGGCAACGCCCAACGGACTGAACGCCGTATCGTGAGAACGGCACCAAAGTGA
- a CDS encoding polysaccharide deacetylase family protein translates to MKPVLIVTVDTEEEGLWGGRYRATENTVENIQSVPLFQEVCDRYGIQPTYLVDTPVIEDERAAGVLQEIHESGRAEIGAHLHPWCCPPLDGQAIEPRRTYMCNLPEAEQRDKLRWLTDAIEERFGRRPTSFRAGRYGLDITGARLLQELGYVVDSSVIPFTDYSPQGGPDFRTALYEPYRIGNDDLRIPADDGALLEVPVSVGFNCHRFARTQRLQERLRRGILKKLRLEGILDRLGLVRRIKFSPEQSDAGRLIQLADAYVRNRAPVMVLMFHSSSLLPGMSPYVSNRNDLDRFLGTLDRIFEYCCVRCTWTSQTLTGFAEKVLPAAAA, encoded by the coding sequence ATGAAACCGGTCCTGATCGTCACCGTCGACACCGAAGAAGAAGGGCTCTGGGGCGGTCGCTACCGTGCGACGGAGAATACCGTCGAGAACATTCAGAGCGTCCCCCTGTTCCAGGAGGTATGTGACCGCTACGGCATCCAGCCAACATATCTGGTCGACACACCGGTCATCGAGGACGAGCGGGCGGCCGGCGTGCTGCAGGAGATTCACGAGAGTGGCCGTGCCGAGATCGGTGCTCACCTGCATCCGTGGTGTTGCCCTCCCCTGGATGGCCAGGCGATCGAGCCGCGGCGGACCTACATGTGTAACCTTCCCGAAGCCGAACAGCGGGACAAGCTTCGCTGGCTGACCGATGCCATCGAGGAGCGGTTCGGCCGCCGTCCAACCTCCTTTCGGGCCGGACGTTACGGGCTGGACATCACCGGAGCACGGCTGCTGCAGGAGCTTGGTTACGTCGTCGATTCCAGTGTGATTCCTTTTACGGATTACTCTCCCCAGGGAGGTCCGGACTTCCGCACCGCCCTGTACGAGCCGTATCGCATCGGCAACGACGACCTGCGGATCCCCGCCGACGATGGAGCGTTGCTTGAAGTCCCGGTCTCGGTGGGATTCAACTGTCACCGTTTTGCCCGGACTCAGCGGTTACAGGAACGTCTCCGCCGCGGAATCCTGAAGAAGCTGCGGCTGGAAGGAATTCTCGACCGACTGGGGCTCGTGAGGCGCATCAAGTTCAGTCCCGAACAGTCGGACGCGGGCAGATTGATTCAGTTAGCCGACGCCTACGTGAGGAACAGGGCCCCGGTGATGGTGCTGATGTTTCACAGTTCGTCGCTGTTGCCGGGCATGTCCCCGTACGTCAGCAACCGCAACGACCTGGATCGGTTCCTGGGAACGCTGGACCGGATCTTCGAGTACTGCTGCGTCCGATGTACGTGGACGTCACAGACGTTGACGGGTTTTGCGGAAAAAGTGTTGCCGGCGGCAGCGGCCTGA
- a CDS encoding glycosyltransferase family 2 protein: protein MIELFWLTLGVTLYAYMIYPLLLWSLSALRKAHAWGESAALPGIAIVIPAHNEEAVLKAKLENALSLDYPADKLEIIVASDGSRDGTVRIGRTFEDRGVRLLDFAKRRGKASVLNDAVAATKSELLCLCDANVMFAPDALKRLVACLRTEGVGAATGDVRLSSEDSDFSQGEGLYYRIERAMQVGESVLGTTICVDGGMYVMRRELFRPLRPDTILDDFVTSLNIIRQGYRIVYVPEAVATENATPCWKQEFRRRIRVTTGAAQVLFRGDWPRPWQQPIACFEFVSHKLLRWIGPFLLLAVLVTNVAVADSGPVYLSLLIGQMLFYGLAALGWLSAAAREFAPVGVPFYFTMSHCAVAVGLLKGLFVKQQGTWERTPREPVVASSQHPSTSSQQPASSG from the coding sequence GTGATTGAACTCTTCTGGCTGACACTTGGCGTTACCCTCTACGCCTACATGATCTACCCATTGCTGTTGTGGAGTTTGTCCGCATTGCGGAAAGCCCATGCATGGGGCGAATCGGCCGCTCTGCCCGGTATCGCCATCGTCATCCCTGCCCATAACGAAGAAGCGGTGCTGAAAGCGAAGCTCGAGAACGCCCTGAGCCTCGACTATCCCGCCGACAAACTGGAAATCATTGTCGCCAGCGACGGCAGCCGGGACGGGACTGTCCGTATTGGCCGGACCTTTGAAGATCGCGGCGTCCGTCTCCTCGACTTCGCCAAACGACGTGGTAAGGCGTCCGTACTGAACGATGCCGTTGCAGCGACCAAAAGCGAACTCCTTTGCCTGTGCGATGCGAACGTGATGTTTGCTCCCGATGCCCTCAAACGCCTCGTTGCCTGCCTCCGCACCGAGGGTGTCGGCGCGGCAACAGGTGACGTACGGCTTTCCAGCGAAGACTCCGACTTCAGCCAGGGAGAAGGACTCTACTACCGTATCGAACGGGCCATGCAGGTCGGAGAATCGGTGCTGGGAACCACGATCTGCGTCGACGGTGGCATGTACGTCATGCGACGGGAGCTGTTTCGGCCGTTGCGACCCGATACGATCCTCGACGACTTCGTCACCAGCCTGAACATCATCCGGCAGGGATATCGGATCGTCTACGTCCCCGAGGCCGTCGCCACCGAGAACGCCACTCCCTGCTGGAAGCAGGAATTCCGACGCAGGATCCGCGTCACCACCGGAGCAGCGCAGGTCCTGTTTCGTGGCGACTGGCCTCGCCCGTGGCAGCAGCCGATTGCCTGCTTCGAATTCGTTTCCCACAAACTGCTGCGCTGGATCGGGCCGTTTCTGCTGCTGGCGGTTCTGGTCACAAACGTAGCGGTCGCCGACTCCGGGCCGGTGTACCTGTCCCTGCTGATCGGTCAGATGTTGTTCTACGGACTGGCCGCACTGGGGTGGCTGTCCGCGGCAGCTCGGGAATTCGCTCCCGTCGGAGTCCCGTTCTACTTCACGATGAGCCATTGCGCCGTCGCAGTCGGATTACTGAAGGGCCTGTTTGTCAAACAGCAGGGAACATGGGAACGGACGCCCCGAGAACCCGTTGTCGCTTCTTCGCAACATCCTTCAACTTCGTCACAACAGCCCGCATCGTCGGGATAA
- a CDS encoding carbohydrate deacetylase encodes MTRSLIVTADDLGIAESVNLAIRDAHRNGIVTSASLMANMPAFGHAVTAVLPETPELGVGAHLCLTSGRPCSDPADVPLLVDERGMFCHGFTGLLRLLLSKRRREVLSQIERELTAQFERILGAGILLDHIDGHQHVHMLPGVRQLVARIARDHNLVMRVSNERWAAFPATLSALTAGLPKAVVLRMCGLFDAASGPDIGSRVNYIGVFESGRLDASALSRILASLPPGVTEINTHPGYGLTPDEVVECSEADRVFLGSAWRKKELEALSSPQIASGCERYGITTTRIADLGSSPRRSNSRSLTCE; translated from the coding sequence GTGACGCGCAGCCTGATCGTAACCGCCGATGACCTGGGCATCGCCGAATCGGTGAACCTGGCCATTCGGGATGCGCACAGGAACGGCATCGTCACCAGTGCGAGCCTGATGGCCAACATGCCGGCGTTCGGACACGCCGTCACCGCTGTGCTTCCGGAAACTCCGGAACTCGGCGTCGGGGCCCATTTGTGCCTGACGAGTGGACGGCCATGTTCGGACCCGGCCGATGTCCCGCTGCTGGTGGACGAACGTGGCATGTTTTGCCACGGCTTCACAGGATTGTTGCGACTGCTCCTGTCGAAGCGTCGACGCGAAGTCCTCAGCCAGATTGAACGCGAACTGACGGCCCAGTTTGAACGGATTCTCGGTGCAGGCATTCTGCTCGACCATATCGACGGCCACCAGCACGTCCACATGTTGCCGGGCGTCCGCCAGCTGGTTGCCAGGATCGCCCGGGACCACAACCTGGTGATGAGAGTTTCGAACGAACGGTGGGCAGCATTTCCGGCCACCTTGAGCGCACTCACGGCTGGCCTGCCCAAAGCGGTTGTCCTTCGCATGTGCGGCCTGTTCGACGCCGCATCGGGTCCCGACATCGGCTCACGCGTCAACTACATCGGTGTCTTCGAGAGCGGCCGCCTCGACGCGTCCGCCCTCAGCCGGATCCTCGCGTCACTGCCGCCAGGCGTCACGGAAATCAACACCCATCCCGGTTACGGCCTGACGCCGGATGAGGTCGTCGAGTGCAGCGAAGCGGACAGAGTGTTTCTGGGCTCGGCGTGGCGAAAGAAGGAACTGGAGGCGCTCTCTTCGCCACAGATTGCATCCGGGTGCGAACGTTACGGAATCACCACGACACGTATTGCGGACCTCGGTTCTTCACCACGCAGGTCGAACTCGCGTTCGCTTACTTGTGAGTGA
- a CDS encoding FemAB family XrtA/PEP-CTERM system-associated protein — protein sequence MSSSLQTRDTMTGTAAHSPPTTDLATVEVHRAPEESAWNDYLYNRRPDAPLYHRPEWERVYGVYRLPVHRLAAIRDGEIVGILPLVEQRSRIFGQQLTSLPWFDAAGTIADDDQARQALVDAAMELTASRKVSWAHLREENETNLSPHVRTDKVLMRLQLPDDSDTLWSALKASVRNQVRKSEKSGLTVQSGGRELLDDFYRVYSHNMRDLGSPAHSRKLFDAVCENFSDDVRLFVVYGESEPVGGGLTIANGQRLEIPWASSLRKYNRLCVNHGMYWQILSYACDSGFQWFHFGRSTVDSGPWRFKKQWGSEAVPLYWYYLSRDDAVAKAAAEPPQERFGWGTRLWQRLPVPLSRLIGPRFIAKIP from the coding sequence ATGTCGAGTTCCCTGCAGACCCGTGACACCATGACCGGCACCGCAGCGCACTCACCGCCGACAACCGATCTCGCTACGGTCGAAGTACATCGCGCGCCTGAAGAATCGGCGTGGAACGACTACCTGTACAACCGGCGTCCTGACGCTCCGCTTTACCATCGCCCCGAGTGGGAGCGGGTCTACGGCGTGTACCGGCTGCCGGTCCATCGCCTGGCCGCGATTCGGGACGGAGAAATCGTCGGAATCCTGCCGCTCGTCGAACAGCGCAGCCGGATCTTCGGCCAGCAGCTCACATCCCTCCCGTGGTTCGACGCCGCCGGCACCATTGCCGACGACGATCAGGCCCGGCAGGCACTGGTCGATGCCGCGATGGAACTGACAGCCTCCCGCAAAGTGAGTTGGGCCCATCTGCGGGAGGAGAACGAAACCAACCTTTCGCCGCACGTGCGAACGGACAAGGTCCTGATGCGGCTGCAGTTGCCGGATGACTCTGACACACTCTGGTCTGCCCTGAAAGCGAGCGTCCGCAACCAGGTTCGCAAGTCGGAGAAGAGCGGCCTGACGGTTCAAAGCGGCGGCCGCGAACTGCTGGATGACTTTTACCGCGTCTACTCGCACAACATGCGGGATCTGGGCAGCCCGGCCCACTCGCGAAAGCTCTTCGATGCGGTTTGCGAAAACTTTTCCGATGATGTGCGACTGTTTGTCGTGTATGGAGAAAGCGAGCCGGTTGGCGGCGGTTTGACGATTGCCAACGGTCAACGGCTGGAAATCCCGTGGGCCTCGAGCCTGCGAAAGTACAATCGGCTCTGCGTCAATCATGGCATGTACTGGCAGATTCTCAGTTACGCCTGCGACAGCGGTTTTCAGTGGTTCCACTTCGGACGCAGCACGGTCGATTCGGGTCCGTGGCGTTTCAAGAAGCAGTGGGGCTCCGAAGCGGTTCCGTTGTACTGGTACTATCTGAGTCGGGATGATGCCGTTGCGAAAGCGGCCGCCGAACCACCCCAGGAACGCTTCGGGTGGGGAACGCGACTGTGGCAGCGTCTGCCCGTGCCGCTGTCCCGACTCATTGGACCCCGGTTCATCGCGAAAATCCCGTAG
- a CDS encoding class I SAM-dependent methyltransferase has protein sequence MHANDTAPPKDSATSTASRSPQSQCPLCGSTSVSVRFRLRDYEINHCNGCQLDYNATFSGGGGEDGLFNEHYFLEHHEAAFASHAEDYRKDPSFEIFEKHLIDIEEKSGTGRLLDVGPGLGTFLRIARERGWDAEGLDISEFGAEHIRRVHDIRMTVGHLHEADLPESSFDLITFWDSIEHVAHPLRDLARAFELLKPGGHVLLTTDNFDCLVAGLANAIYRSTFGKVEYPVRRVFIDKNFAYFTDKTLAQSMRDIGFVDIALSKMEYPIEKINLNWLERLSLSSIYWMASVTGREAQITALARKP, from the coding sequence ATGCACGCAAACGACACAGCTCCTCCCAAAGATTCAGCGACCAGCACCGCCAGCCGGTCGCCTCAAAGCCAATGCCCCCTGTGCGGCTCGACATCGGTCAGCGTCCGGTTTCGGCTGCGGGACTACGAGATCAACCATTGCAATGGCTGCCAGCTCGATTACAACGCGACGTTTTCCGGCGGCGGCGGCGAGGACGGACTCTTCAACGAGCACTACTTTCTCGAACACCACGAAGCGGCATTTGCCTCCCACGCCGAAGATTACCGTAAGGATCCCAGCTTCGAGATCTTCGAGAAGCATCTCATCGACATCGAAGAGAAGAGCGGAACGGGTCGCCTGCTCGATGTTGGCCCCGGTCTGGGCACGTTCCTGCGGATTGCCCGGGAGCGGGGATGGGATGCAGAAGGGCTCGACATCAGCGAGTTCGGTGCCGAGCACATTCGACGCGTGCATGACATCAGAATGACGGTCGGACACCTCCATGAAGCGGACCTGCCCGAGAGCTCCTTCGACCTGATCACGTTCTGGGACTCGATCGAACACGTCGCGCATCCATTGCGTGACCTCGCGCGTGCCTTCGAGCTGTTGAAGCCGGGCGGACACGTTCTGCTGACGACGGACAACTTCGACTGCCTCGTCGCCGGTCTCGCCAACGCGATCTACCGCAGCACGTTCGGCAAGGTCGAATACCCGGTGCGCCGTGTCTTCATCGACAAGAACTTCGCGTACTTCACCGACAAGACCCTCGCACAAAGCATGCGGGACATCGGGTTCGTCGATATCGCACTCTCCAAAATGGAGTACCCGATCGAGAAGATCAATCTGAACTGGCTGGAACGCCTCTCCCTCTCGAGTATCTACTGGATGGCTTCGGTTACCGGGCGTGAAGCCCAGATCACTGCTCTTGCGAGGAAACCCTGA
- a CDS encoding GNAT family N-acetyltransferase, protein MKNVIAAEMNTASIDLGFDIVEEPLEVGIEAAVYALNETRRHSIHRARLDWLYRDNPDGPATIWVAYEGGTRNIAGMAAVLPRRLLVDRTEVRCWNCSDLSVLEAYRRRGIASALRKQARRAIENGRADLLYGHPNDRAANAHARAGHWSVGTMRRLAKVTCSQPIFEERLPRFAARPAAWVADVLLRIADRRIVPSDSYRMLHQSEAHFDERFDQLFAGQSHHYPVVGVRDAAYLNWRYGTNPLYRSQTVLAYRDDELAGFLIYTIRDGTAHIKDIFPGHDAHLAGSLLSEMVQEARRTGLRSLSFTALEQNPVLAECRRLGFRPRLETSRMFAFVPDDSPLREVVLDEDAWYVTVGDRDV, encoded by the coding sequence GTGAAGAACGTCATCGCCGCCGAAATGAACACCGCATCGATCGATCTCGGCTTCGACATCGTCGAAGAACCGCTCGAAGTCGGAATCGAAGCGGCAGTGTACGCCCTCAATGAAACCCGCCGGCATTCCATCCACCGTGCGCGTCTGGACTGGCTGTATCGCGACAATCCGGATGGGCCAGCTACGATCTGGGTCGCTTACGAGGGCGGCACCCGAAACATCGCCGGCATGGCGGCCGTCCTGCCCCGCCGCCTTCTGGTAGATAGAACTGAGGTGCGGTGCTGGAACTGCAGTGATCTGTCGGTCCTGGAAGCGTACCGTCGCCGCGGGATCGCCTCGGCGCTTCGCAAGCAGGCCCGCCGGGCCATTGAGAACGGACGGGCCGACCTGCTTTACGGCCACCCGAACGACCGGGCTGCCAACGCCCATGCCCGGGCTGGACACTGGTCGGTCGGAACCATGCGGAGACTGGCGAAAGTCACCTGCAGTCAACCGATCTTCGAAGAACGGCTGCCGCGATTTGCAGCACGGCCAGCGGCGTGGGTGGCAGACGTGCTGCTCCGGATTGCAGACCGAAGAATCGTCCCCTCGGACAGCTACCGGATGCTGCATCAGTCGGAAGCACACTTCGACGAACGCTTTGACCAGTTGTTCGCGGGCCAGTCTCACCACTACCCGGTCGTCGGAGTCCGCGATGCGGCCTACCTCAACTGGCGATACGGAACGAACCCACTCTACCGGTCACAGACCGTACTCGCATATCGGGACGACGAGCTGGCCGGTTTTCTCATCTACACGATTCGAGACGGAACGGCCCACATCAAGGACATCTTTCCCGGGCACGACGCGCACCTTGCAGGCTCACTGCTTTCGGAAATGGTCCAGGAAGCAAGACGAACCGGCCTGCGTTCCCTGAGTTTCACCGCCCTCGAGCAGAACCCGGTCCTGGCCGAGTGCCGCAGATTGGGCTTTCGCCCCCGTCTCGAAACGTCCCGCATGTTTGCGTTTGTCCCTGACGACAGCCCGCTTCGCGAGGTCGTTCTGGACGAGGACGCATGGTATGTGACCGTCGGCGACCGGGATGTCTGA
- a CDS encoding NAD-dependent epimerase/dehydratase family protein: protein MQTKLKQRFDSGMLVRLAADAIMINIAFALAMVIRFLLYHLAGEVPQQRMDALLLKFMTIYAQNAVPLTAVCLSVFWFSGFYTYGRAYQGKYKALIIVQAVAQAFLIYGLLMYMAWEQVGLFEIPRVALPIAGALTLGMTLATRTWSFLWKQIARYESENQRVDANKPVRKVLVIGGAGYIGSALIKHLLDRGFSVRILDRLMYGTEPIADVLNHPRLDLMQGDFRHVEKVVEAMRGMDAVVHLGAIVGDPACELDKSLTVDINLSATRMVAHVAKASNIQRFIFASTCSVYGASDEILDEHSESIPVSLYGHTKLAAERGLLSMADERFAPTLLRFATIYGLSGRTRFDLVVNLLSAKAKTEGVITVHGGDQWRPFVHVSDAALGVVKALEAPLEVVANQTFNVGSDEQNYTIRQVGELIHDRAFTAQLEVDENSTDRRNYRVSFAKIRQQLGYKPEWTLEEGIDQVFEAVANGSVTDYRDARYSNVKYLSQEGAIEVIRVDDDWSRHLTPAEPEQEAVATN from the coding sequence ATGCAAACGAAACTGAAACAGCGATTTGACTCCGGCATGCTTGTTCGGCTCGCTGCCGACGCGATCATGATCAACATCGCATTCGCGCTGGCGATGGTGATCCGCTTCCTGCTCTATCACCTCGCAGGCGAAGTGCCGCAGCAGCGTATGGATGCTCTGTTGCTGAAATTCATGACCATTTACGCCCAGAACGCGGTTCCTCTGACCGCCGTGTGTCTGTCGGTCTTCTGGTTCAGCGGCTTCTACACCTACGGGCGGGCCTATCAGGGCAAGTACAAGGCCCTGATCATCGTCCAGGCCGTGGCGCAGGCGTTTCTCATCTACGGCTTGCTGATGTACATGGCATGGGAACAGGTCGGCCTGTTCGAGATTCCCCGCGTCGCCCTGCCGATCGCAGGCGCACTGACGCTCGGCATGACGCTGGCAACACGCACCTGGTCATTCCTGTGGAAGCAGATCGCCCGCTACGAAAGCGAGAACCAGCGAGTGGACGCCAACAAGCCTGTCCGCAAGGTGCTCGTCATCGGCGGAGCGGGCTACATCGGTTCCGCCCTGATCAAGCACTTGCTCGACCGCGGCTTCAGCGTGCGGATCCTGGATCGGCTGATGTACGGCACCGAGCCGATCGCCGACGTCCTCAACCACCCTCGCCTGGACCTGATGCAGGGTGACTTCCGCCACGTCGAAAAGGTCGTGGAAGCCATGCGGGGAATGGACGCAGTCGTCCACCTTGGCGCGATCGTGGGTGACCCGGCCTGCGAACTGGACAAGTCGCTGACCGTGGACATCAACCTCAGCGCGACCCGGATGGTTGCTCACGTCGCCAAGGCGTCGAACATCCAGCGGTTCATCTTTGCCAGCACCTGCTCTGTGTACGGTGCGTCGGACGAGATCCTGGACGAACACTCCGAGTCGATCCCGGTGTCGCTCTATGGCCATACCAAACTGGCCGCCGAGCGTGGTCTGCTGAGCATGGCCGACGAGCGGTTCGCGCCGACTCTGCTGCGGTTTGCCACGATTTACGGTCTGTCCGGCCGGACGCGGTTCGATCTCGTCGTCAACCTGCTGTCGGCCAAAGCCAAGACGGAAGGTGTGATCACCGTCCACGGCGGGGACCAGTGGCGTCCGTTCGTGCACGTCAGCGATGCGGCCCTCGGCGTCGTCAAGGCTCTTGAAGCACCGCTGGAGGTCGTCGCGAACCAGACGTTCAACGTCGGATCCGACGAACAGAACTACACGATCCGTCAGGTGGGTGAACTGATTCACGATCGTGCCTTCACCGCTCAGCTCGAAGTGGACGAGAACAGTACCGACCGCCGCAACTATCGCGTCAGCTTCGCGAAGATCCGGCAGCAACTCGGGTACAAGCCGGAATGGACGCTCGAAGAGGGCATCGATCAGGTGTTCGAAGCGGTCGCCAACGGCTCGGTGACGGACTACCGGGACGCCCGGTACAGCAACGTCAAGTACCTCAGCCAGGAAGGCGCCATCGAGGTCATCCGCGTGGACGACGACTGGTCTCGTCACCTGACGCCGGCGGAGCCCGAACAGGAAGCCGTTGCGACGAACTGA
- a CDS encoding nucleotide sugar dehydrogenase, whose amino-acid sequence MSRVAVCGMGYVGCVTAACLCRDGHQVIGVDIDERKVASLASGMAPVSEPGLDDLLKQVTDEGRLVATTDINEAVANSDIALIAVGTPSAVDGSIDTNAVERVIASIGQALAESDREYTIVLRSTLLPGVLEDTLRPILEKSLGGPLGDRVRLCNNPEFLRETTAIRDYDRPPFVVVGAEEEWQAEAVLELYSRIDAPRIVTDTRTAALVKYTCNAYHAAKVAFANEIGTLARALGADGQEVMRIACLDTQLNVSPAYLRPGFAFGGSCLPKDVRALTRFAQREAVASPLLSSLLPSNEAHLVRGAQMVEQSGHRKIGLVGLSFKANTDDLRESPLVKIAEHLYGRGYDLRIYDPGVQVSRLLGSNRTYVEQHLPHFAELMVDTPEELCQHAELVVLGTNVADGFDWSSHCGGDVVDLRRDLVVTVHEAAPVT is encoded by the coding sequence GTGTCGCGTGTCGCCGTTTGTGGAATGGGATATGTTGGCTGCGTGACCGCCGCCTGCCTCTGTCGTGACGGACACCAGGTGATCGGTGTCGACATCGACGAACGCAAGGTCGCCTCGCTGGCCAGCGGCATGGCACCGGTCTCCGAACCGGGTCTCGACGATCTGCTGAAACAGGTCACCGACGAAGGTCGTCTGGTCGCGACGACCGACATCAACGAGGCCGTGGCCAACTCCGACATCGCACTCATCGCGGTGGGGACTCCGTCTGCTGTCGATGGAAGCATCGACACCAATGCCGTCGAGCGGGTCATCGCCAGCATCGGCCAGGCACTCGCTGAGAGCGATCGCGAATACACCATCGTGCTTCGCTCGACGCTGCTGCCGGGCGTGCTCGAGGACACGCTGCGTCCGATTCTCGAGAAATCGCTGGGCGGGCCGCTGGGTGACCGCGTCCGGCTCTGCAACAATCCCGAGTTCCTGCGCGAGACGACGGCCATTCGCGACTACGATCGCCCTCCCTTCGTGGTCGTCGGCGCCGAGGAGGAATGGCAGGCCGAAGCCGTCCTGGAACTGTACAGCCGCATCGACGCACCGCGGATCGTTACCGACACACGTACGGCGGCACTGGTCAAGTACACCTGCAACGCCTACCACGCCGCCAAGGTCGCCTTTGCCAACGAGATCGGGACACTCGCCCGCGCTCTGGGAGCGGACGGACAGGAGGTGATGCGAATCGCCTGCCTCGATACGCAGTTGAACGTCTCGCCGGCATACCTGCGGCCGGGATTCGCCTTTGGCGGATCGTGCCTGCCCAAGGACGTTCGGGCGTTGACCCGTTTCGCACAGCGTGAAGCCGTGGCCAGCCCGCTTCTCTCGTCGCTGCTGCCGTCGAACGAAGCCCATCTCGTGCGCGGAGCCCAGATGGTCGAGCAATCGGGACATCGCAAGATCGGCCTGGTTGGGCTGAGCTTCAAGGCGAACACCGATGACCTGCGCGAAAGCCCGCTCGTCAAAATCGCCGAACACCTGTACGGTCGGGGCTACGACCTGCGGATCTACGATCCGGGCGTTCAGGTTTCCCGCCTGCTGGGAAGCAACCGGACCTATGTTGAGCAGCATCTCCCGCACTTTGCGGAACTGATGGTGGATACGCCGGAAGAACTCTGTCAGCACGCCGAACTTGTCGTCCTGGGAACCAACGTCGCTGACGGATTCGACTGGAGCAGCCACTGCGGCGGCGATGTTGTTGACCTGCGTCGCGACCTGGTTGTGACGGTCCATGAGGCGGCCCCAGTCACATGA